From a region of the Candidatus Bathyarchaeota archaeon genome:
- a CDS encoding proton-conducting transporter membrane subunit, with amino-acid sequence MFTQPLDVLLIFTITTPVIGWVAYKKANRKIQGIYAALGLSVTAYFLYELYKEVAEKGVVLIVGQLPFSPPLGACLKIDMLSVFMASLFTITGLFAVVYSIGYMEHDTGLTEYYTLLLGMIAGMTGVVFAGDFFTLFVFWELMCLTSYALVAFRKQRWEAIEAGFKYLIMSAAGSATILLAMSFLYGMTGTVNFAGLAARLNNATPDGWLYVTLTLIIVGFGIKAAIVPFHTWLPDAHSAAPSPISAVLSGVMVPTGAYALIRILILVFGSMQSVWQITLAVFAVFTMFGGNIMALWQNDLKRLLAFSTIAQMGYIIFGLSMASLSGFTGGLFHIMNHAIMKGLLFLCAGSFIHRVKTQDLRKLKGIRKTMPMTSMFFAIGAIAISAIPPLNGFWSEWMIVTAGLEAEMILFSALMLANMIISVIYYTRVIRIILLEKPTAVSKKATEAPASMLIPTFILAALCIIIGVYPGPFITMASQAAKAALEVQRYISLML; translated from the coding sequence ATGTTTACCCAGCCTTTGGATGTCCTCCTCATATTCACGATTACAACGCCAGTGATTGGGTGGGTGGCATACAAAAAGGCGAATCGAAAAATTCAGGGCATATATGCCGCCCTAGGGCTTTCAGTCACAGCCTACTTTCTCTATGAACTGTACAAGGAAGTTGCTGAGAAAGGTGTCGTCCTAATAGTTGGTCAACTGCCTTTCAGTCCCCCTCTAGGAGCCTGCCTAAAGATAGATATGCTCAGCGTTTTTATGGCGTCCCTTTTCACGATAACTGGGTTATTTGCTGTTGTCTATTCAATTGGGTATATGGAACATGACACCGGGTTAACAGAGTATTATACGCTTCTCTTAGGTATGATCGCTGGCATGACAGGTGTTGTCTTCGCTGGCGACTTCTTTACGCTGTTTGTCTTCTGGGAGCTCATGTGCCTTACATCCTACGCATTAGTTGCCTTTCGAAAGCAAAGATGGGAGGCGATAGAAGCCGGGTTCAAATACCTCATCATGAGTGCTGCCGGAAGTGCAACCATCCTCCTAGCCATGTCGTTTCTCTATGGCATGACTGGGACAGTGAACTTCGCGGGTCTGGCAGCCAGACTTAACAATGCTACACCTGACGGATGGCTTTACGTAACGTTGACATTGATCATAGTCGGCTTCGGAATCAAAGCGGCCATCGTCCCATTCCATACGTGGCTCCCAGACGCCCACTCAGCTGCACCGAGCCCGATAAGCGCGGTGCTTTCTGGTGTTATGGTGCCAACAGGTGCTTATGCCCTCATCCGTATTCTAATTCTCGTTTTTGGTTCTATGCAGTCAGTATGGCAAATAACGCTAGCCGTTTTCGCTGTTTTCACGATGTTTGGCGGGAATATAATGGCCTTGTGGCAAAACGACCTCAAACGTTTGCTCGCCTTCAGCACTATTGCCCAAATGGGTTACATTATTTTCGGATTATCAATGGCATCCTTGTCTGGATTTACTGGAGGCTTGTTCCATATCATGAATCACGCAATTATGAAGGGGCTCCTCTTCCTTTGCGCTGGGTCATTCATTCATCGAGTGAAAACACAGGATCTTAGGAAGCTCAAGGGGATAAGGAAGACGATGCCCATGACAAGTATGTTTTTTGCCATCGGCGCTATTGCGATCTCGGCTATTCCACCGTTGAACGGTTTTTGGAGCGAGTGGATGATCGTGACGGCAGGCCTAGAAGCCGAAATGATTCTGTTTTCAGCCTTAATGCTCGCTAACATGATCATTTCGGTTATCTACTACACCCGCGTTATTCGCATAATCTTATTAGAAAAGCCTACCGCGGTGTCCAAAAAAGCAACAGAGGCTCCAGCATCTATGCTCATTCCCACTTTCATTCTCGCAGCTCTCTGCATAATAATTGGAGTCTATCCAGGACCGTTTATCACTATGGCTTCACAGGCAGCTAAAGCGGCATTGGAAGTGCAGAGATACATTAGCCTAATGCTATAA
- a CDS encoding NADH-quinone oxidoreductase subunit K: MIPLVYYLAGAIALYVIGMYCLASKRNMIRLVIGVEILMNAAHLTFIVFSAYRTVGYIDPLGHAIVIMSIVFAGCITGVALTIVTYAYRHYGTLDVRKLRRLRG, encoded by the coding sequence GTGATTCCGCTTGTCTACTACCTCGCAGGTGCTATCGCCCTCTACGTCATTGGCATGTATTGTCTAGCTTCAAAGCGGAACATGATCAGACTTGTCATCGGAGTTGAGATCCTAATGAACGCTGCCCACTTAACCTTCATTGTGTTTTCAGCATACAGAACTGTGGGTTACATAGACCCGCTCGGTCACGCCATTGTGATTATGTCAATAGTGTTCGCGGGTTGTATCACTGGCGTAGCCTTGACAATCGTCACTTACGCCTACAGACATTATGGCACATTAGATGTTCGAAAACTAAGGCGGTTGAGGGGTTGA
- a CDS encoding NADH-quinone oxidoreductase subunit J produces MIVLTVLLALLTVELKDMLHAVICMGGMCTAIGALFWLLNAPYVSVFQLLVYTGAVIVLFIATVMLTARKEKPQNENRLG; encoded by the coding sequence TTGATAGTCTTAACGGTTTTGCTGGCATTGTTGACCGTTGAACTGAAGGACATGCTTCACGCTGTCATCTGCATGGGTGGGATGTGCACCGCCATAGGAGCATTATTTTGGCTGCTGAACGCACCGTATGTCTCTGTCTTTCAGCTATTGGTTTACACAGGGGCTGTGATCGTTCTCTTCATAGCCACCGTTATGTTAACGGCGAGGAAGGAGAAGCCACAAAATGAAAATAGACTGGGTTAG
- the ndhC gene encoding NADH-quinone oxidoreductase subunit A has translation MQTDLLISLPLIFSLSIVVGLILYLVGWMIGAKGEKTEGKVAPYACGEDLLPLKLQVNAERFLIYAVYFLVFDILAFILATSLNTPGPFPAIYALIVLMAVVILLPLLRRG, from the coding sequence ATGCAGACCGATTTGTTGATTTCCTTGCCCCTCATCTTCTCCCTATCCATAGTTGTTGGGTTAATCCTCTATTTGGTGGGGTGGATGATTGGAGCAAAGGGTGAAAAGACCGAGGGTAAGGTTGCTCCTTATGCCTGCGGTGAAGATCTCCTGCCACTTAAGCTTCAGGTAAACGCTGAAAGATTCCTCATTTACGCCGTCTACTTCCTCGTCTTCGACATCCTCGCGTTCATTCTCGCCACATCGCTAAACACACCTGGTCCCTTTCCAGCTATTTATGCGCTAATCGTATTAATGGCCGTCGTTATTTTACTCCCATTATTACGGAGAGGGTGA
- a CDS encoding NADH-quinone oxidoreductase subunit B family protein: MGLLKWGRTKSPWIIHFNTGGCNACDIEVVAALTPRYDIERFGIIMRGSPRHADVLVTTGPVTRQVKDRLVRIYEQIPEPKSVIAVGSCAISGAPFADCYNVYGGIDTMIPVDVYVPGCPPKPEAIINGIVKLIEKLKAG, from the coding sequence ATGGGATTATTAAAGTGGGGCAGAACTAAATCACCTTGGATCATCCATTTCAATACAGGTGGCTGCAATGCATGCGACATCGAAGTTGTAGCCGCCTTAACGCCAAGATATGACATCGAACGTTTTGGAATAATCATGCGGGGCAGCCCAAGACACGCGGATGTGCTGGTTACTACTGGGCCAGTAACTAGACAGGTGAAGGATAGACTGGTTAGGATATACGAACAGATACCTGAGCCCAAATCTGTCATCGCGGTCGGCTCTTGCGCGATTAGCGGCGCCCCTTTCGCGGATTGTTACAACGTTTACGGAGGAATAGACACAATGATTCCCGTTGATGTCTATGTTCCTGGATGCCCTCCGAAACCCGAGGCCATAATCAACGGAATTGTAAAACTTATCGAGAAACTCAAGGCTGGCTAA
- a CDS encoding NADH-quinone oxidoreductase subunit C — MTEETTEENAIIREMKHLIGKNILESEVPRPRRIFILINKKVFIKTIRYLTKKMGFSHVSTITGADVGKEIEVIYHLNRDGTIELSLKIRVAKDKPVLPTITDLIPGVTLYEREVHDILGVIFEGHPDLSPLILPDGWPSDVYPLKKEWTIKKIQKKVTKGRKQ, encoded by the coding sequence GTGACGGAAGAAACAACGGAAGAAAACGCAATCATTAGAGAAATGAAACATCTTATTGGAAAGAATATTCTAGAAAGTGAAGTCCCTCGCCCTCGCAGAATTTTCATTCTTATTAACAAGAAAGTGTTTATAAAAACAATTCGTTATTTAACAAAAAAGATGGGGTTCTCCCACGTTTCAACAATAACAGGCGCCGATGTTGGAAAAGAAATTGAGGTTATTTATCATCTAAACCGTGACGGAACGATTGAGCTTTCGCTGAAAATTCGAGTGGCGAAGGATAAACCTGTCTTGCCAACCATTACCGATCTTATACCTGGCGTCACACTTTATGAACGAGAAGTCCACGACATCCTGGGAGTTATTTTTGAGGGACATCCAGATTTGTCTCCCCTAATTTTACCTGATGGATGGCCGTCTGACGTTTATCCGTTGAAGAAAGAATGGACAATCAAAAAAATCCAGAAGAAAGTTACGAAGGGAAGAAAGCAGTAA
- a CDS encoding nickel-dependent hydrogenase large subunit, translated as MDNQKNPEESYEGKKAVMSYPTIRIPFGPQHPYHIEPEYFMFEVDGERVIGVKPRIGYVHRGIEKATENRTFIQNLYLIERICGICSHAHTTCYTQAIEEILGAEIPPRAKFIRTIIAELERIHNHYLWFGLASHEIGFDTLFMYLWRDREIVMDLLELVSGNRVHYAMNTIGGVRRDITPEIAEKIGEGLDALEERMKYYKKIAMTEPTISKRTVGIGILKPKDAIALCAIGPTLRASGIKRDVRADDPYIAYDEIPFNVITYDGCDVISRLFVRCDEVFESVNIIRYAMDHLPEGKIRIRVPRRVPEGEAVSRVEAPRGELIHYVKTNGTTKPERYKIRSPTLGNIPSLCKMLVGEYIADIPAIMVGIDPCFSCTDRMTFVNVNNNKQWILSGKELRRYAIK; from the coding sequence ATGGACAATCAAAAAAATCCAGAAGAAAGTTACGAAGGGAAGAAAGCAGTAATGTCTTATCCAACTATCCGTATCCCATTTGGACCACAACATCCATACCATATCGAACCTGAGTATTTCATGTTTGAAGTTGACGGTGAACGTGTTATAGGTGTCAAGCCACGTATTGGTTATGTTCATCGAGGAATCGAAAAGGCAACAGAAAACCGAACATTTATTCAAAACCTCTATCTAATTGAGAGAATATGTGGAATATGCTCACACGCCCATACAACTTGTTATACTCAAGCTATCGAAGAAATTTTGGGCGCTGAAATACCTCCTAGAGCTAAGTTCATTAGAACCATTATCGCAGAACTTGAAAGAATTCACAACCACTATCTCTGGTTTGGACTGGCCTCGCATGAAATTGGTTTTGATACGCTTTTTATGTATTTGTGGCGAGACCGAGAGATAGTTATGGACTTGTTAGAGCTGGTTTCAGGAAACAGGGTACACTATGCTATGAACACCATTGGAGGAGTACGAAGAGACATAACGCCAGAAATTGCGGAAAAGATTGGAGAAGGACTCGATGCCCTTGAAGAGAGAATGAAGTACTACAAGAAAATCGCGATGACTGAACCTACAATCTCGAAAAGGACAGTTGGAATTGGAATCCTAAAGCCAAAAGACGCCATAGCACTTTGCGCCATTGGACCAACCTTACGTGCCAGCGGAATCAAACGAGACGTCAGAGCGGATGATCCCTACATAGCCTATGATGAAATCCCGTTTAATGTCATAACCTATGATGGATGCGATGTAATAAGCCGACTGTTTGTTCGATGCGACGAAGTATTTGAAAGCGTAAACATTATCCGTTATGCTATGGACCACCTACCAGAAGGAAAGATAAGAATCAGAGTTCCACGAAGAGTCCCCGAAGGTGAAGCTGTTTCTAGAGTTGAAGCACCACGAGGAGAACTCATTCACTATGTAAAAACAAATGGGACCACAAAGCCAGAGCGATACAAAATAAGAAGCCCAACCTTAGGAAATATTCCATCCCTCTGCAAAATGCTTGTTGGAGAATACATCGCTGATATACCAGCCATTATGGTTGGAATAGATCCGTGCTTCAGTTGCACCGACCGAATGACGTTCGTTAATGTAAATAATAATAAGCAATGGATTCTGAGCGGCAAAGAATTGAGGAGATACGCAATTAAATGA
- a CDS encoding NADH-quinone oxidoreductase subunit H — MIPEEITTLIEILLFPGFLFFIALAFFYEWVDRKFLAKLQNRYGPLYTGPSGLLQPFADFIKLLSKEDITPKAADKFMFSCTPLLILSFPLFALFLIPVTGLTAPINFEGDLIFLMFLFTLIAVTIFIAGWSSVNRFSTIGGVRAAFQMLGYEIPLTLVMVGPAIAARTLSISQIVAWQTHNVTWFIWLQPLGFAIFVLCLQAELEFIPFDIPEANTEIVAGWSTEFSGRKLALIRLGKDVELVLAASLITSLFLGGPNSSLPILAIGFFLLKTTLVVVLLTTLRALFARFRVDQMIGGAWKYLLPLAILQIILVQLGLGR; from the coding sequence ATGATACCGGAAGAAATAACAACGCTCATAGAAATTCTTCTATTTCCAGGTTTTCTCTTTTTCATAGCTTTAGCCTTCTTCTACGAGTGGGTAGATAGAAAGTTCTTAGCCAAGCTTCAAAACAGATACGGTCCGCTTTACACAGGCCCTTCGGGTCTACTTCAGCCCTTCGCAGACTTCATTAAGTTGCTCTCTAAAGAAGACATCACACCAAAAGCAGCAGATAAGTTTATGTTCAGTTGCACACCACTTCTTATACTGTCTTTTCCCCTCTTTGCATTATTCCTCATCCCCGTCACTGGTTTAACCGCCCCTATCAACTTCGAGGGCGACCTAATTTTTCTGATGTTTTTATTCACTCTAATAGCAGTCACCATTTTCATCGCTGGCTGGAGTTCAGTAAACAGGTTCAGCACGATCGGGGGCGTAAGAGCGGCATTCCAGATGCTGGGATACGAGATTCCCCTTACTCTTGTAATGGTTGGTCCAGCAATTGCAGCTAGAACTTTGTCCATCAGTCAGATTGTGGCTTGGCAGACTCATAACGTGACTTGGTTCATCTGGCTTCAACCTCTAGGCTTTGCCATATTCGTGCTTTGCCTGCAAGCAGAGCTGGAATTTATCCCGTTCGATATTCCAGAGGCAAACACAGAGATCGTAGCCGGGTGGTCCACCGAATTTAGCGGTAGGAAGCTGGCATTGATTCGACTTGGAAAGGACGTAGAGCTCGTGCTCGCCGCGTCGCTAATTACCTCGTTGTTCTTGGGCGGCCCAAACAGTTCATTGCCAATTCTGGCTATTGGGTTTTTCCTCCTAAAGACAACACTTGTAGTTGTGCTTCTGACGACCTTACGGGCGCTGTTTGCCAGATTTCGTGTTGACCAAATGATTGGTGGAGCATGGAAGTACCTGTTGCCCCTCGCTATTCTTCAAATAATACTGGTTCAACTTGGTTTGGGACGGTGA
- a CDS encoding 4Fe-4S binding protein: MLRELLNHLLKRPFTLKYPLEKKPPFKGFRGRPIWDMKLCTGCELCYKVCPSEAIEMIGKGLEAEFKHYLDRCLFCGQCEEGCPVNAITMTEEYELASYDRAGMIIEFEREEKTSEKPISIE, translated from the coding sequence ATGTTAAGAGAATTGCTCAATCATTTGCTCAAGAGACCTTTTACCTTAAAGTATCCGCTTGAAAAAAAACCCCCTTTTAAGGGCTTTAGGGGAAGACCTATCTGGGACATGAAACTGTGCACTGGGTGCGAACTTTGCTATAAAGTCTGTCCTTCTGAAGCCATTGAAATGATTGGTAAGGGGCTAGAAGCGGAATTTAAACATTATCTTGATCGATGCCTATTCTGTGGGCAATGCGAGGAGGGTTGCCCTGTAAACGCAATCACAATGACAGAGGAGTATGAGTTAGCCAGTTACGATCGAGCTGGAATGATCATAGAGTTTGAGAGAGAAGAAAAGACTAGTGAAAAACCTATCTCGATCGAGTAA
- the rqcH gene encoding ribosome rescue protein RqcH encodes MKKTMTSFDIAALVSELKEQLKGARIQNIYQIKGKTVILKLHQPNEPPLNLLIESGKRLHLTSYILEKPQRPPAFCMALRKYLRNATLAEISQYEFERIVTIRARTKEGEFKLVLELFGDGNIVLVDAQDIIKQALVFKKMRDRNILRSESFKQAPSSGRNPLRIELPDLLELKKFEGLEVVKALTRFLSIGGMYAEEILLRAHVDKKKECKSLENGEFEKIFDALNELFFHLKTGEFKPCIMKDEKDMQIDVVSIPLKKYEELKCKEFESFNEALDEYYAKTVVEQEVTVLSDKVEEKIGRQQRVLSDQQESLEKARREARRSRRVGDRIYAHFHQLQTLLQRIMDEKRNGKAWQAIISEIENEKKRGKAPSVYFDSLDVKTLVLNVSIDNLSFSLKLRKSVQENAATYYERAKKAEKKVKGAEKAIEETLFRIEKLRQRKEIVVEETSKPIKKRRKKAWYEKFRWFYTSENLLVVGGKDAVTNEILIKKHTEPHDLVFHADIAGAPFVIIKAEGKTPSQKSITEAAQLAASHSRAWKAKFSAIDVYWVHPEQVSKTPPSGEYLKRGAFMIRGKKNYVRRTPLQLAIGIDIERTPLTLIGGPKEAVKSRTDICVEITPGDISSSKLANKILHMLKHKVSKNLQEKVSKIPIEEIQAFIPFGKGKISNH; translated from the coding sequence ATGAAAAAAACGATGACAAGCTTCGACATAGCCGCCCTTGTCTCGGAGCTTAAAGAGCAGCTTAAAGGTGCTCGAATACAGAACATCTATCAAATCAAAGGAAAAACTGTAATTCTAAAACTTCATCAACCAAACGAGCCACCTTTGAACCTTCTAATCGAGTCAGGCAAACGCTTACATCTAACCTCCTATATTCTGGAAAAGCCTCAGAGACCACCTGCTTTCTGCATGGCTCTTAGGAAATACCTTAGGAACGCTACTCTCGCCGAGATTAGTCAGTACGAGTTTGAACGCATAGTAACAATCAGAGCTAGGACTAAAGAAGGTGAATTCAAGTTGGTTTTGGAGTTGTTTGGTGATGGCAACATAGTACTTGTGGATGCTCAGGACATTATCAAACAGGCTCTTGTATTCAAGAAGATGCGTGACCGGAACATTTTGCGGAGTGAATCTTTTAAACAGGCGCCATCTAGTGGAAGAAATCCTCTGCGAATCGAGTTGCCAGATCTGCTTGAACTGAAAAAATTTGAAGGCTTGGAGGTGGTCAAGGCACTTACGAGGTTTCTAAGCATAGGTGGCATGTATGCGGAAGAGATTCTTCTCCGTGCTCATGTTGACAAAAAGAAGGAATGCAAGTCGCTAGAAAATGGCGAATTTGAGAAAATTTTTGATGCTTTAAATGAACTCTTTTTCCATCTCAAAACTGGAGAATTTAAACCCTGTATAATGAAAGATGAGAAAGATATGCAGATTGACGTGGTTTCCATTCCATTAAAAAAGTATGAAGAGTTGAAGTGTAAAGAATTCGAAAGTTTCAACGAAGCCTTGGACGAATACTACGCAAAAACTGTTGTTGAACAAGAAGTTACGGTACTGTCAGACAAGGTTGAGGAGAAGATTGGCAGACAGCAGAGAGTTCTTAGTGACCAACAGGAATCTTTAGAAAAGGCAAGGCGAGAAGCCAGGCGATCGAGACGAGTTGGAGATAGAATCTACGCTCATTTTCATCAGTTACAGACGCTTTTACAGAGAATTATGGATGAAAAGAGGAATGGAAAGGCTTGGCAAGCAATCATATCAGAAATTGAAAATGAGAAAAAACGTGGGAAAGCGCCATCAGTGTATTTTGACTCCTTAGACGTAAAGACACTAGTTCTCAACGTGTCTATTGACAACTTGTCCTTTTCTCTTAAGCTTCGCAAATCGGTTCAAGAAAACGCCGCAACCTACTATGAACGAGCGAAAAAGGCAGAAAAGAAGGTGAAAGGCGCCGAAAAGGCGATAGAAGAAACTTTATTTCGCATCGAAAAGTTAAGACAGCGGAAAGAAATAGTGGTTGAAGAGACTAGCAAGCCGATTAAGAAGAGAAGGAAGAAGGCTTGGTATGAAAAGTTTAGATGGTTCTACACGTCAGAAAACCTGTTAGTGGTTGGCGGAAAGGACGCCGTTACAAATGAAATCTTGATCAAGAAACACACAGAACCTCACGATTTAGTTTTTCACGCCGACATTGCAGGCGCCCCCTTCGTGATAATAAAAGCTGAAGGAAAAACGCCTTCCCAAAAGTCAATAACCGAAGCAGCCCAGCTGGCAGCTTCACATTCACGAGCTTGGAAAGCCAAGTTTAGCGCCATCGATGTTTACTGGGTCCATCCAGAACAAGTTAGTAAAACTCCACCTTCTGGAGAATACCTTAAAAGAGGAGCTTTCATGATTCGTGGCAAAAAAAATTATGTCAGAAGAACACCGTTACAACTTGCCATAGGAATTGACATTGAGAGAACGCCATTAACCCTGATAGGTGGACCAAAAGAAGCGGTGAAAAGCAGAACTGACATTTGTGTAGAAATAACTCCTGGAGACATTTCAAGCAGCAAGCTAGCGAACAAAATACTGCACATGCTGAAACATAAAGTTTCCAAGAACCTACAGGAAAAGGTCTCCAAAATTCCAATTGAAGAAATACAAGCCTTTATTCCCTTTGGAAAAGGAAAAATAAGCAATCACTGA
- the radA gene encoding DNA repair and recombination protein RadA, with translation MTVTEETESTSPQPKKQYECLEDLPGVGPTTSKKLQEMGFHTIEALATATARELAPAGISEKKALDVIRHARGSITLSFIRADELLKQRQNINRLTIGSATIDNLLGGGLETQTITEFYGEFGSGKSQICHQLCVNVQLPLERGGLNAAALYIDTENTFRTERLVSMAQHLNLNPEEVARNVIVADAYTSDHQVFLLENADKIIKENNIRIIIVDSLTSHFRSEYVGRETLAIRQQRLNRHMHKLVRLARAFNAVAVVTNQVMSKPDVFFGDAVHPIGGHVVAHTSNTRIYLRKSARGPVRIARLVSSPYLPDGECIFKITENGVEEVDQDEQRGKR, from the coding sequence ATGACAGTTACAGAAGAAACCGAATCCACAAGCCCTCAACCTAAGAAACAGTATGAATGCTTAGAGGACCTCCCAGGTGTAGGACCCACTACCAGCAAAAAACTACAAGAAATGGGCTTCCACACTATCGAAGCTCTCGCCACCGCCACCGCCCGCGAACTCGCACCAGCAGGCATCAGTGAAAAAAAGGCCCTAGACGTTATCCGCCACGCCCGCGGCAGCATTACCCTATCCTTCATCAGAGCCGACGAACTTTTAAAACAGCGCCAAAACATCAACCGACTCACTATAGGCAGCGCAACCATAGATAACCTACTTGGGGGAGGCCTCGAAACCCAAACAATTACAGAATTCTATGGTGAGTTCGGAAGCGGCAAAAGCCAAATTTGCCACCAACTGTGCGTCAACGTCCAACTTCCCTTAGAGCGAGGCGGACTGAACGCTGCAGCTCTCTACATCGACACCGAAAATACCTTCCGCACCGAACGCCTAGTCTCCATGGCACAGCACCTCAACCTTAACCCTGAAGAGGTAGCTAGAAATGTGATAGTCGCTGACGCATACACCAGCGACCACCAAGTCTTCCTCCTCGAAAACGCCGACAAGATAATCAAAGAAAACAACATCCGCATTATTATAGTCGACTCCCTTACGAGCCACTTTCGTAGCGAATATGTCGGGAGAGAAACCCTTGCCATCCGCCAACAGAGACTCAACAGACACATGCACAAATTAGTCCGCTTAGCTCGTGCCTTCAACGCCGTCGCAGTAGTAACAAACCAAGTCATGTCCAAACCTGATGTCTTCTTTGGCGATGCCGTCCACCCCATCGGTGGTCACGTGGTAGCCCACACCAGCAACACACGGATATACCTGCGAAAATCCGCTCGAGGACCAGTAAGAATCGCCCGCCTAGTCTCCAGCCCCTACCTCCCAGATGGCGAGTGCATCTTCAAAATTACCGAAAATGGCGTAGAGGAGGTAGATCAAGACGAACAAAGAGGAAAGCGATAA